From a single Fusobacterium ulcerans ATCC 49185 genomic region:
- a CDS encoding ABC transporter ATP-binding protein produces the protein MFKKFISYYKPYKKMFFLDLLVATISALCDLVYPMITREIANHTIPNREFRAIGVFAGVLLGIYVIKMFCAYFMQYWGHLVGVGMQADMRRDVYSHLQNLPIRYFDNTQTGSIMSRIVNDLQDISELAHHGPEDLFISFFMIMGSFLVLIRINVGLTIIIFCLLPLIIIYSLFQRKRMLAAFVKTREKTGDINARLQNSISGIRVSKAFVINENERERFEEDNQRFVDARSKSYKIMAEYGAGVGFLTDLLDYAVLIFGGIFAYMGKINIGDFLAYLLYIKIFTQPIKRLIAFVEQYQNGMSGFKRFLDIISEEEETDKANADEIGKVEGEIDFQNVSFKHEDKEVLKNISLKIPKGKMLALVGPSGGGKTTLCNLIPRFYTIDNGDIKIDGKSIYDVKLESLRKNIGIVQQDVFLFTGTIKENILVGNGEATDDEVMIAAKKANIHDLIMEMPDGYNTFVGERGVKLSGGQKQRIAIARIFLKNPPILILDEATSALDNITERLIQKSLEELCKGRTTIVVAHRLSTIQNADEIIVLTDNGIEERGTHRELLENKGFYHKLHNMSNL, from the coding sequence ATGTTTAAAAAATTTATAAGTTACTATAAACCGTATAAAAAAATGTTTTTTCTAGATTTGTTAGTGGCAACCATTTCTGCATTATGTGATTTGGTATACCCAATGATAACTAGAGAAATAGCTAATCATACAATTCCTAATAGAGAATTCAGAGCCATTGGAGTATTTGCAGGAGTACTTTTAGGGATATATGTGATAAAAATGTTTTGTGCCTATTTTATGCAGTATTGGGGACATCTTGTAGGAGTGGGAATGCAGGCTGATATGAGAAGAGATGTATACAGTCATCTTCAAAATCTTCCTATCAGATATTTTGATAATACTCAAACAGGAAGTATAATGTCAAGAATAGTAAATGACTTGCAGGATATATCAGAACTTGCACATCATGGACCAGAAGATTTATTCATATCTTTTTTTATGATAATGGGGTCTTTTTTAGTACTGATTAGAATAAATGTTGGATTGACAATTATAATATTTTGTCTTTTGCCACTAATCATAATATATAGTTTATTTCAACGAAAAAGAATGCTGGCAGCATTTGTAAAAACTAGAGAAAAAACTGGTGATATCAATGCAAGGCTGCAAAATAGTATTTCAGGAATAAGGGTATCAAAAGCTTTTGTTATTAATGAAAATGAAAGAGAAAGATTTGAAGAAGATAATCAGAGATTTGTAGATGCCAGAAGCAAATCGTATAAAATAATGGCAGAATATGGTGCAGGAGTAGGATTTTTAACAGATCTTTTGGATTATGCAGTTCTTATATTTGGAGGAATATTTGCATATATGGGAAAAATTAATATAGGGGATTTTCTTGCTTATCTTTTATATATAAAAATATTTACTCAACCAATAAAAAGACTTATAGCATTTGTAGAACAGTATCAAAATGGAATGAGTGGTTTTAAAAGATTCTTGGATATCATTTCTGAAGAAGAAGAAACTGATAAAGCTAATGCAGATGAAATAGGAAAAGTAGAAGGAGAAATAGATTTTCAAAATGTATCATTTAAACACGAAGACAAAGAGGTTTTAAAAAATATTTCTTTAAAAATACCAAAAGGAAAGATGCTTGCACTAGTAGGACCTTCAGGTGGAGGAAAAACTACTTTATGTAATCTTATTCCAAGATTTTATACTATTGATAATGGAGATATAAAAATAGATGGAAAAAGTATATATGATGTAAAATTAGAGTCTTTAAGAAAAAATATAGGAATAGTGCAGCAAGATGTATTTTTATTTACAGGGACTATAAAAGAAAATATTTTAGTAGGAAATGGGGAAGCAACAGATGATGAAGTCATGATTGCTGCTAAAAAAGCAAATATTCATGATTTAATAATGGAAATGCCTGATGGATATAATACTTTTGTTGGAGAAAGAGGAGTAAAACTTTCAGGTGGGCAGAAACAGAGGATTGCTATTGCCAGAATATTTTTAAAGAATCCTCCAATATTGATACTTGATGAAGCAACTTCTGCTCTTGATAATATTACAGAAAGGCTTATTCAAAAATCACTTGAAGAGTTATGCAAAGGAAGAACAACGATAGTAGTTGCTCACAGACTTTCTACTATTCAAAATGCTGATGAAATAATAGTTCTTACTGATAATGGAATAGAAGAAAGAGGAACTCATAGAGAACTTTTAGAAAATAAAGGTTTTTATCATAAACTTCACAATATGAGTAATTTATAA
- the era gene encoding GTPase Era has protein sequence MKAGFIAVVGRPNVGKSTLINKLVSEKVAIVSDKAGTTRDNIKGILNLNNNQYIFIDTPGIHKAKHLLGEYMTNSAIRVLKDVDVILFLLDGSQEISTGDQFVMERVMEAKKTPRILVINKIDKLSDEQLVAKREEVKEKLGEFDTVVEISGQYAFGLPRLLEAIDPFMEEGIKYYPDDMYTDMSVYKIITEIVREKILLKTRDEIPHSVAIEILDVAKREKGRDKFDVNIYVERDSQKGIIIGKNGKLLKEIGTEARKDIEALLGEPIYLTLWVKVKDDWRKKKPFLKELGYVDEK, from the coding sequence ATGAAAGCAGGATTTATAGCAGTTGTAGGGAGACCTAATGTTGGAAAATCTACACTGATAAATAAGCTTGTATCTGAAAAAGTTGCAATAGTTTCAGATAAAGCAGGAACAACTAGAGATAATATAAAAGGAATACTTAATTTGAATAATAATCAGTATATCTTCATAGATACTCCAGGAATACATAAAGCAAAACATCTTCTTGGAGAATATATGACTAATAGTGCCATCAGAGTATTGAAAGATGTGGATGTAATACTTTTTCTTTTAGATGGCTCACAAGAAATCAGTACAGGGGATCAATTTGTTATGGAAAGAGTAATGGAGGCTAAAAAAACTCCAAGAATTCTTGTAATTAATAAAATAGATAAACTTTCTGATGAACAGCTTGTTGCTAAAAGGGAAGAAGTAAAAGAAAAACTTGGTGAGTTTGACACAGTGGTTGAAATATCTGGTCAGTATGCTTTTGGGCTGCCTAGATTATTAGAAGCAATTGATCCATTTATGGAAGAGGGAATCAAATATTATCCTGATGATATGTATACAGATATGTCTGTTTATAAGATAATAACTGAGATAGTGAGAGAAAAAATACTTCTTAAAACAAGAGATGAAATACCTCATTCAGTGGCTATTGAAATATTAGATGTAGCTAAAAGAGAAAAGGGAAGAGATAAATTTGATGTAAATATATATGTGGAGAGAGATTCTCAAAAAGGAATTATTATAGGAAAAAATGGTAAACTTTTAAAAGAAATAGGAACAGAAGCAAGGAAAGATATAGAAGCATTACTTGGAGAACCTATTTATCTTACACTTTGGGTAAAGGTAAAAGATGACTGGAGAAAGAAAAAACCATTTTTAAAAGAATTAGGGTATGTAGATGAGAAATAA
- a CDS encoding tyrosine-type recombinase/integrase, which translates to MDFVKEFLETSKENGKITDTTHEMYQRDLKDFKEFLGEKNWIDVDNDDILKYIEELKNKYSDRSIYRKVSSLKSFYRYLLQKRIIDFMPMGEIELPKLQKGPVRTLELQELNRVLEQCGDTFEGKRDSLVIRLLYETGLKINDILEIEKDMLETYEYKNITTTKGKRVYSEPISEKLGSDLKNYIEMLKNPEEKRVFGQLSRQGFRARFISYGKKAGIKQEISPSMIKRISIEIKDRNENNDVSFIEKIREAYMKIGIGDD; encoded by the coding sequence ATGGATTTTGTGAAAGAATTTTTAGAAACATCAAAAGAAAATGGAAAAATCACAGATACTACTCATGAAATGTATCAAAGAGATTTAAAAGATTTTAAAGAATTTCTTGGAGAAAAAAACTGGATAGATGTCGATAATGATGATATTTTAAAGTATATAGAGGAACTGAAAAATAAATATAGTGACAGATCCATCTATAGAAAAGTAAGTTCTTTGAAAAGCTTTTATAGATATCTTCTCCAAAAAAGAATAATAGATTTTATGCCTATGGGGGAAATAGAGCTTCCAAAGCTTCAAAAGGGACCTGTAAGGACTTTGGAGCTTCAAGAGCTGAATAGAGTGTTGGAACAGTGTGGAGACACTTTTGAGGGCAAAAGAGACAGTCTTGTGATAAGACTTTTGTATGAAACAGGATTAAAAATAAATGATATTTTAGAAATAGAAAAAGATATGCTTGAAACTTATGAGTATAAAAATATAACCACTACAAAGGGAAAAAGAGTGTACTCAGAACCTATAAGTGAAAAACTAGGATCAGATTTAAAAAATTATATAGAAATGCTGAAAAATCCAGAGGAAAAAAGAGTGTTTGGACAGCTTTCAAGACAAGGATTCAGAGCAAGATTTATATCATATGGAAAAAAAGCAGGGATAAAACAGGAAATTTCTCCTAGTATGATAAAAAGAATAAGTATAGAGATAAAAGATAGAAATGAAAATAATGATGTATCTTTTATAGAAAAAATAAGAGAAGCCTATATGAAAATAGGTATAGGAGATGATTGA
- the recN gene encoding DNA repair protein RecN — protein MLRELKIENLAIIDELDLEFGNGLIVLTGETGAGKSIILSGINLLIGEKASVDMIRSGEDHLLAQGVFEINDEQAEELSARFGIETEDNEVIVRRYLDTNGKGKAFVNNIRVSLNSLKDVMGTLVDIVGQHSHQMLLNKNNHIRLLDKFLGDEGKTLRESIAKKYNEYKDIVSQIDNIEKNRQEAIEKREFYEFQLAEIDRVNPQIEEDTKLEEEYKKLFNAGKIKDKILDSNVQLRDGEFNALHFIYNSRRNIESLCRYGDEFQEILEKLEKIYYELEDCVDILDTIDQDIDIDETRLQKVVDRLDAINKMKSKYGATIEEIIEFRNGIAEKVELLDENNFEIKRLLKLKEEIEKSYWKDAEELRRFRLKKSLEIEKELENELKFLKMGDAKFHIVVEKIDSMGINGSDNVEFLISTNVGQDMKPLWKIASGGEVSRIMLALKVIFSRVDNIPILIFDEIDTGVGGETVRKIANKMREIGDHAQVVSITHSPAIAARAHQQFYIKKETVNNNTSTTVKKLDAKGRIEEIARMLAGENVTEAVRKHAEELLNEE, from the coding sequence ATGTTAAGAGAGCTTAAAATAGAAAATCTGGCTATAATTGATGAACTTGATTTAGAATTTGGTAATGGACTTATAGTTCTTACAGGAGAAACAGGGGCTGGAAAATCAATTATCCTCAGCGGAATAAATCTTCTTATAGGGGAAAAAGCCTCTGTAGATATGATAAGAAGTGGGGAAGACCATCTTCTTGCTCAGGGAGTTTTTGAAATAAATGATGAACAGGCAGAGGAGCTCTCTGCCCGTTTTGGCATAGAAACAGAAGATAATGAGGTAATTGTAAGAAGATATCTGGATACTAATGGAAAAGGAAAAGCCTTTGTAAATAATATAAGGGTATCTCTCAACAGTCTTAAGGATGTTATGGGAACTTTAGTAGATATAGTGGGACAGCATTCTCATCAGATGCTTTTAAATAAAAATAACCACATCAGACTTCTTGATAAATTTTTAGGAGATGAGGGAAAAACTCTAAGAGAAAGCATTGCAAAAAAATATAATGAATATAAAGATATTGTTTCGCAAATAGATAATATTGAAAAAAACAGGCAGGAAGCTATTGAAAAAAGAGAATTTTATGAATTCCAGCTTGCTGAAATTGATAGAGTAAATCCTCAAATTGAGGAAGACACTAAATTAGAAGAGGAATATAAAAAACTTTTTAATGCTGGAAAGATAAAAGATAAAATACTTGATTCAAATGTACAGCTGAGAGATGGAGAGTTTAATGCTCTGCACTTTATATATAATTCAAGAAGAAACATTGAAAGTTTATGCAGATATGGAGATGAATTTCAAGAAATTTTAGAAAAACTTGAAAAAATTTATTATGAACTTGAAGATTGTGTAGATATATTAGACACTATAGATCAGGATATAGATATAGATGAAACAAGACTGCAAAAAGTAGTAGACAGATTGGATGCTATCAATAAAATGAAAAGTAAATATGGTGCAACAATTGAGGAGATTATAGAGTTTAGAAATGGAATAGCTGAAAAAGTAGAGCTTTTAGATGAAAATAATTTTGAAATAAAAAGATTGTTAAAATTGAAAGAAGAAATAGAAAAAAGTTATTGGAAAGATGCTGAAGAATTGAGAAGATTCAGGCTGAAAAAATCTCTTGAAATAGAAAAAGAGTTGGAAAATGAACTTAAATTTTTGAAAATGGGAGATGCCAAGTTTCATATTGTTGTGGAAAAAATTGATTCTATGGGAATAAATGGTTCTGATAATGTGGAATTTCTTATATCAACAAATGTAGGACAGGATATGAAACCTTTGTGGAAAATAGCTTCTGGTGGAGAAGTAAGCAGGATAATGCTTGCTTTGAAAGTAATTTTTTCAAGAGTTGACAATATTCCTATTCTTATCTTTGATGAGATAGATACAGGAGTAGGAGGAGAAACTGTTAGAAAAATAGCTAATAAAATGAGAGAAATAGGAGATCATGCTCAAGTGGTATCTATAACTCATTCACCAGCTATAGCAGCAAGAGCCCATCAGCAGTTCTATATAAAAAAGGAAACAGTGAACAATAATACTTCTACTACTGTTAAAAAATTAGATGCTAAAGGAAGAATAGAGGAAATTGCAAGAATGCTGGCAGGAGAAAATGTTACAGAAGCAGTACGTAAACATGCAGAAGAACTTTTAAATGAGGAGTAA